A genomic window from Gossypium hirsutum isolate 1008001.06 chromosome D10, Gossypium_hirsutum_v2.1, whole genome shotgun sequence includes:
- the LOC107941474 gene encoding zinc transporter 7 produces MKSVLKSLANSIFLVLFIIFSSSTPLVLAQCEAETRTNGCHNYRESMKLKIIAIVAILLSSMIGVCLPLFSGQVPSLKPDRDLFTIVKAFSSGVILATGYMHVLPDSFNDLMSGCLPENPWRKFPFTTFVAMLSAVLTLMVDSFAMSVYKKRCGKALMADANNGGGLENTNVVQIDNFEHGHSHSLEMNDDVSSQLLRHRVIAQVLELGIVVHSVVIGLAMGASGNQCTIRSLIAALCFHQMFEGMGLGGCILQAEYEIKMKAIMVFFFSATTPLGIVLGIGLSKVYSETSPTSLMVVGLLNACSAGLLNYMALVDLLAADFLGPKLQTNMKLQAWSYVAVLLGAGFMSLMAKWA; encoded by the exons ATGAAATCAGTTCTAAAATCCCTTGCAAACTCAATCTTCCTTGTTCTTTTCATCATCTTTTCATCTTCTACTCCACTTGTATTGGCTCAATGTGAAGCAGAGACCAGGACTAATGGATGCCATAACTACAGAGAATCCATGAAGCTAAAAATCATTGCCATTGTCGCAATTTTACTATCCAGCATGATTGGCGTGTGTCTGCCATTGTTTTCTGGTCAGGTTCCGTCACTTAAACCCGACAGGGACTTGTTCACCATTGTCAAGGCATTTTCCTCCGGTGTTATTCTAGCGACTGGGTACATGCACGTGCTACCGGATTCTTTTAACGACCTTATGTCCGGGTGTTTGCCTGAAAACCCATGGAGAAAGTTCCCTTTCACAACCTTCGTCGCAATGCTGTCGGCTGTGTTGACCCTTATGGTGGATTCATTTGCAATGAGTGTATACAAGAAACGTTGCGGTAAAGCTTTAATGGCGGATGCTAACAATGGTGGTGGATTGGAAAATACGAACGTTGTACAAATCGATAATTTTGAACACGGCCATAGCCATTCACTTGAGATGAATGACGACGTATCATCACAATTGTTAAGGCATCGAGTTATTGCTCAG GTATTAGAGTTGGGAATTGTAGTTCATTCAGTGGTGATTGGTCTTGCAATGGGAGCCTCTGGCAACCAATGCACCATTCGATCACTCATTGCTGCCCTTTGCTTCCATCAAATGTTTGAGGGGATGGGACTTGGTGGATGCATACTGCAG GCTGAATATGAGATAAAAATGAAAGCAATCATGGTATTCTTCTTTTCAGCCACAACGCCACTTGGAATAGTTCTGGGAATTGGTTTGTCCAAGGTTTACAGTGAGACGAGTCCAACTTCACTTATGGTGGTGGGACTACTTAATGCTTGCTCAGCAGGGTTGCTGAATTACATGGCACTGGTTGATCTACTTGCAGCTGATTTTCTGGGCCCTAAGCTTCAAACAAATATGAAGCTCCAGGCTTGGTCATATGTTGCAGTTTTACTTGGTGCTGGATTTATGTCTTTGATGGCAAAATGGGCTTAG